From Betta splendens chromosome 3, fBetSpl5.4, whole genome shotgun sequence, the proteins below share one genomic window:
- the LOC114851819 gene encoding transmembrane channel-like protein 3, with the protein MSTVSEPLVSGSSRSLSSAKRHKSIRKNSRRIFSTYHNQQGPSDDEDKEDERVDSNDPEEMFQNIQYQKEIIANIRSRPWPMKRKLKVLKQAREIVLRYEGRLTRTRGYQTAGADLLIKLSRLLYNIVVLFIPWEVRIKKIESHFGSGVASYFIFLRWLFGINIVLTIMTGAFIVLPELLAGAAFGTTRSKTIPREHLASAQDLDTIWSLGGYLQYSVLFYGYYGSVRKIGSAGYRLPLAYFLVGMAVFAYSFIILLRKMAKNSRLSLASTSDENFTFCWRVFCAWDYLIGNPEAAESKGAAIVNNIREAIVEEQEKKKDTSLAVLISLRIIANILVLLSLAGSIYIIYFVVDRSQKLEQEKPELSLWEKNEVSVVVSLITMIAPSAFELVAQLEQYHPRTSLRFQLARVLVLYLGNLYSLIIALLDKVNSMSSAVPVNPGNWSESSSFLATISQPEPDSLSTLVSDISFPEHHNSTTATVAAVTHLSNSSRPSSGFNQTSLFEKTTRSQQDQCWETYVGQEMLKLSIIDMIFTVASILLIDFIRGLVVRYLSDCCCWDLESKFPEYGEFKIAENVLHLIYNQGMIWMGAFFSPCLPAFNVLKLIGLMYLRSWAVLTCNVPHQQVFRASRSNNFYLAMLLFMLFLCMLPTIFAIVRYRPSQHCGPFSGQEKIYDIISDTVASDFPLWFSKVMSYITSPVVVLPALLLLFMLIYYLQAIARSLKFTNTQLRMQLQTERTEDKKKVVQLAAARLQGPEAAADPKPDLQESDITSQEASIHTPSPRQNGSATTFQSPVSHGTSIRTITQSVSRAELSRGSVTGSFRCPAVTVLPKHRLEHIPNRPPPFLGGPSGTCRSKSYHHIRHNAPGHSPDNIHSDPLYRRTARSARPIEHAGIIPAQSCGGRRSHATRYIIINEHEPRKKLLRSATRIPRHYLMEEPAEILELYPRNMKRYTHRTAHHQSHHSHRAYLSQQYLSEDEEDEQGGKGRGRMTSTKAHRPHSLSDLHQSAHFYIGDQEESHALRAQNVGEEDGEGEMDSEDLELASRSKSSVKGTEPVVVRIRHHVHSPGRDGQSPARIRHMESYVKTKTRTKLETPLTESDSASLASSSDQQNSSTDQYIQVIHNKERYFKSDASQENMAKRKSKASFDRNVTESNDLVCSNV; encoded by the exons ATGAGCACAGTGTCTGAGCCCCTGGTCAGCGGAAGCAGCAGGTCTCTGTCTTCAGCCAAGAGACACAAGAGCATCAGGAAAAACTCTAGGAGGATTTTCTCAACCTACCATAACCAGCAGGG CCCCTCAGATGATGAAGATAAAGAGGATGAGCGGGTGGACAGCAATGACCCAGAGGAAATGTTCCAGAACATTCAGTACCAAAAGGAGATCATCGCCAACATTCGGTCCAGACCATGGCCAATGAAACGGAAGCTGAAAGTCCTAAA gcAAGCCAGAGAGATTGTTCTAAGGTACGAGGGCCGACTGACCAGAACCAGAGGATACCAGACGGCAGGAGCTGAC ctgctgaTAAAACTTTCACGTCTGCTTTACAACATTGTGGTTTTATTCATTCCCTGGGAAGTGAGGATCAAGAAAATTGAAA GTCACTTCGGGTCGGGTGTGGCGTCCTACTTCATCTTCCTTCGCTGGTTATTTGGGATCAACATCGTCCTCACCATCATGACGGGAGCCTTCATCGTCCTACCAGAG CTGCTGGCTGGGGCTGCGTTTGGAACAACCAGGAGCAAAACCATCCCCAGGGAGCATCTGGCTTCAGCCCAGGACCTGGACACCATCTGGTCTCTCGGG GGTTACTTGCAGTACTCTGTTCTATTCTACGGCTACTACGGCAGCGTGAGAAAAATTGGCAGCGCTGGCTACCGGTTACCTCTGGCCTACTTCTTAGTTGGAATGGCAGTGTTTGCCTACAGTTTCATCATTCTGCTGAGGAA AATGGCCAAGAACTCTCGTCTGAGCCTGGCCAGCACCTCCGATGAGAACTTCACATTCTGCTGGAGGGTGTTCTGTGCCTGGGATTATCTGATAGGGAACCCTGAAGCTGCAGAGAGCAAAGGAGCAGCTATCGTCAACAACATCAGG GAAGCCATTGTTGAGgaacaggaaaagaagaaggacACTAGTTT GGCTGTGTTGATCAGTCTTCGCATCATCGCCAACATCCTGGTGCTGCTGTCTCTGGCCGGCAGCATCTACATCATCTATTTTGTTGTGGACCGTTCTCAGAAACTGGAGCAGGAAAAGCCAGAGCTATCGCTGTGGGAGAAAAATGAG GTCAGTGTGGTGGTTTCTCTCATCACCATGATTGCTCCGTCTGCCTTTGAGCTGGTGGCTCAGCTGGAGCAGTACCACCCGCGGACCTCGCTGCGGTTCCAGTTGGCCAG AGTGCTTGTCTTATACCTGGGAAATCTCTACAGCCTCATAATTGCTCTCCTGGATAAGGTCAACAGCATGAGCTCTGCA GTCCCAGTAAACCCTGGTAACTGGTCTGAGTCCAGCTCTTTTCTGGCCACCATCTCCCAGCCTGAGCCCGACAGCCTGTCCACCCTGGTGTCTGATATTTCTTTCCCTGAGCATCACAACAGCACTACGGCGACTGTCGCAGCAGTGACACAcctgagcaacagcagcagacccAGCTCAGGGTTCAATCAGACGTCTCTGTTTGAGAAAACCACTCGTTCTCAGCAAGACCAGTGCTGGGAGACCTACGTTGGGCAG GAGATGCTGAAGCTGTCCATCATTGACATGATCTTTACGGTGGCCAGCATCCTGCTCATTGACTTCATCAGAGGTTTGGTGGTTCGTTACCTGAGTGACTGTTGCTGCTGGGATTTAGAGAGCAAGTTT CCTGAGTACGGAGAGTTTAAGATAGCAGAGAATGTCTTGCATCTGATTTACAACCAAGGAATGATCTG GATGGGAGCGTTTTTCTCTCCTTGTCTTCCAGCTTTCAATGTGCTGAAGCTGATTGGCCTCATGTACCTGAGGAGCTGGGCCGTCCTGACCTGTAACGTTCCTCATCAGCAGGTGTTCCGGGCCTCCAG ATCAAATAATTTCTACCTGGCCATGCTGCTGTTCATGCTGTTCCTGTGTATGCTGCCCACCATCTTTGCTATAGTGAGATACAGACCATCACAGCATTGTGGCCCATTCAG TGGTCAGGAGAAGATTTATGACATCATCTCCGACACGGTGGCCAGTGACTTTCCCCTGTGGTTCAGTAAAGTGATGAGTTACATCACCAGCCCTGTGGTGGTTctgccagcgctgctgctgctgtt CATGCTGATCTACTACCTCCAGGCCATTGCAAGGTCCCTAAAATTTACCAACACCCAACTgaggatgcagctgcagact GAGCGGACTGAGGACAAGAAGAAGGTTGTCCAGTTGGCTGCAG CGAGATTGCAAGGTCCAGAGGCTGCAGCCGACCCAAAGCCAGATCTGCAGGAGAGCGACATCACTAGCCAGGAAGCCTCCATCCACACCCCGTCTCCGCGGCAGAATGGAAGCGCCACAACATTTCAGTCTCCTGTTTCTCACGGAACCAGCATCCGGACCATAACCCAATCAGTATCTAGGGCCGAGCTAAGCAGAGGCAGCGTGACTGGATCTTTCAGATGCCCTGCAGTTACCGTCCTGCCCAAACACAGGCTAGAGCACATCCCCAACAG GCCGCCACCGTTTCTCGGTGGCCCTAGTGGAACCTGCAGGTCCAAGTCCTACCACCACATACGGCACAATGCTCCGGGTCACTCTCCTGACAACATCCACTCTGACCCCCTGTATAGAAGGACCGCTCGCTCAGCTCGGCCCATCGAACACGCTGGGATCATCCCTGCGCAGAGTTGTGGAGGACGGCGCAGTCACGCCACACGCTACATCATCATCAACGAGCATGAGCCCAGGAAGAAACTGCTGCGCTCAGCCACTCGGATCCCACGACATTACCTCATGGAGGAGCCAGCAGAAATTCTGGAGCTGTACCCACGCAACATGAAACGCTACACACACCGCACCGCTCATCACCAGTCGCACCATTCTCACCGGGCTTATCTGTCACAGCAGTATCTGAGTGAAGACGAAGAGGATGAACAAGGTGGCAAAGGTAGGGGAAGAATGACATCAACAAAAGCTCATCGGCCTCATTCCCTCTCTGACCTCCACCAGTCAGCACACTTCTACATTGGTGACCAAGAGGAAAGCCATGCGCTAAGGGCTCAAAACGTTGGAGAGGAAGATGGTGAAGGGGAAATGGACTCAGAAGATCTAGAGTTAGCCTCCCGGTCAAAGAGCAGTGTGAAAGGAACAGAGCCTGTTGTGGTGCGAATAAGACATCACGTCCATTCCCCAGGAAGAGACGGTCAATCCCCTGCCAGGATCAGGCACATGGAGTCTTATGTGAAGACCAAGACAAGAACAAAACTGGAGACCCCTCTGACTGAGTCAGACTCTGCCTCCCTGGCCTCCAGTAGTGaccagcagaacagcagcacagaccaaTATATTCAAGTCATCCATAACAAAGAACGCTACTTCAAGTCTGATGCCAGTCAAGAAAACATGGCCAAGAGAAAGTCCAAAGCCAGCTTTGATCGAAACGTTACCGAGTCAAATGACCTGGTCTGCTCCAACGTATGA